A genome region from Ligilactobacillus cholophilus includes the following:
- a CDS encoding LysR family transcriptional regulator yields MKNTKGSFLPSKALDYFLQLTETMNYTQAAQILGISQPALTQQIKKLEHSVGAPLFYNVGKKLHLSDAGYTLLDATHQIYETVSSATDQIQRSTEMNQGSIDIGVLSSIENDVFTDFAVKYYQKHSEVNISFHVLTRKELWQKLEDNRIDLGIMYLPDSSIKNWKPYESKKIISDELKYLHHNDNLKKSVKISLKKTLKDDWVTYPKDYYLSNIINEFYKKQMIDSPNEVAHFTKSDSIYRFASEVGVSTALPASYVQANNNGIKKMHTASFDPKIQFELSFVYRKGKEKIPRIENLLNEFDNYLAKKDYVSRLTELSEKA; encoded by the coding sequence ATGAAGAATACAAAAGGAAGTTTTTTACCTTCTAAAGCCCTTGATTATTTTTTGCAACTTACAGAAACAATGAATTATACGCAAGCTGCTCAAATCTTAGGGATTTCCCAACCAGCACTTACACAACAAATAAAAAAGTTAGAGCATAGTGTAGGTGCACCATTATTTTATAATGTAGGGAAAAAGTTACATTTATCTGATGCAGGATATACTTTGCTTGATGCAACGCATCAAATTTATGAGACTGTAAGTAGCGCTACAGATCAAATTCAACGTTCAACTGAAATGAACCAGGGATCTATTGACATAGGAGTGCTTTCATCAATTGAAAATGACGTTTTCACTGATTTTGCAGTTAAATATTATCAAAAACATTCAGAGGTTAATATTTCATTTCATGTTTTAACGAGAAAAGAACTTTGGCAAAAATTAGAAGATAATCGAATTGATTTAGGAATAATGTATTTACCTGATTCAAGTATTAAGAATTGGAAGCCATATGAAAGTAAGAAAATTATAAGTGATGAGTTAAAATATCTACATCATAATGATAATTTAAAAAAATCAGTTAAAATTTCACTAAAGAAAACACTTAAAGATGACTGGGTTACATACCCTAAAGATTATTACTTGAGTAATATAATAAATGAATTTTATAAGAAACAAATGATAGATTCTCCTAATGAAGTTGCTCATTTTACTAAATCGGATTCGATTTACCGATTTGCAAGTGAAGTAGGTGTAAGTACTGCTTTACCTGCTTCATATGTTCAAGCAAATAATAATGGCATTAAAAAAATGCATACAGCTTCATTTGATCCCAAAATTCAATTTGAACTTTCATTTGTATATCGAAAAGGAAAAGAAAAAATTCCACGTATCGAAAATTTATTAAATGAATTTGATAACTATTTAGCAAAAAAAGATTACGTTTCACGCTTGACAGAGCTTAGTGAAAAGGCATAA
- the pyrF gene encoding orotidine-5'-phosphate decarboxylase produces the protein MKINEPIIALDFPNKEDTFAFLNKFPTDQHLFVKVGMELFFSEGQDLIRKLKDRGYSIFLDLKCHDIPHTVEKAMTVIGKLDVDLTTIHAAGGSEMMKAAKEGILNGCSTNNPTKILAVTQLTSITPKMLKNEQLVDVPLEKSVINYAKLAQNNGIDGVVCSGNEANLIYKNCGEDFLKITPGIRLLGEDVGDQKRVMTPQKAAEQHSNGLVVGRSITQASNVIEAYKTVKKQWLEGK, from the coding sequence ATGAAAATTAATGAACCAATAATTGCATTAGATTTTCCAAATAAAGAAGATACATTTGCATTTTTAAATAAATTTCCTACAGACCAACATTTATTTGTAAAAGTTGGCATGGAATTATTTTTTAGTGAAGGGCAAGATTTAATTCGAAAATTAAAAGATAGAGGATATTCTATCTTTTTAGACTTAAAATGCCATGATATTCCTCATACAGTAGAAAAAGCAATGACAGTCATTGGCAAACTTGATGTTGATTTAACAACAATACATGCGGCTGGTGGGTCAGAAATGATGAAAGCTGCAAAAGAAGGGATTTTAAATGGATGTAGCACTAATAACCCTACAAAAATTTTAGCAGTGACACAATTAACTTCAATTACACCTAAGATGTTAAAGAATGAACAATTAGTTGATGTTCCATTAGAAAAGAGTGTAATAAATTATGCAAAATTAGCACAAAATAATGGTATTGATGGTGTTGTTTGTTCTGGAAATGAAGCAAATTTAATTTATAAAAATTGTGGAGAGGACTTTTTAAAAATAACTCCTGGGATTCGTTTGCTTGGAGAAGATGTAGGTGATCAAAAACGCGTTATGACACCACAGAAAGCAGCTGAACAACATTCAAATGGATTGGTTGTTGGACGGTCAATTACTCAAGCTTCAAATGTGATTGAAGCTTATAAAACAGTAAAGAAACAATGGTTGGAGGGAAAATAA
- a CDS encoding TrmH family RNA methyltransferase, which yields MKVITSVNNSQVKAWTKLNTKKGRLKQGKYLLDGWHLVKEAIRTNASIETIMVDPNFKHMQEITVPEGTDMIQITDNVVKHLSDTKHPQGIFAVVRIEMQQDVQPENATGAWLFMDNVQDPGNIGTMVRTADAAGFTGIVFGNGTTDIYNSKIVRSMQGSQFHLKMVSAPLDPWIDAFKEQKKPVFGTELNPKARPYNEVGKHSDFALIMGNEGNGMQKDLLSKTSLNLYIPIVGKAESLNVAVAAGILMFQLKN from the coding sequence GTGAAAGTTATTACTTCTGTCAATAATTCACAGGTTAAAGCGTGGACGAAACTAAATACCAAAAAGGGCCGATTAAAGCAAGGAAAATATTTATTAGATGGCTGGCATTTAGTTAAAGAGGCAATTCGAACAAATGCTTCAATTGAAACAATTATGGTTGATCCTAATTTTAAACATATGCAAGAGATAACAGTTCCAGAGGGCACTGATATGATTCAAATAACTGATAATGTAGTTAAGCATTTAAGTGACACAAAGCATCCTCAAGGAATTTTTGCGGTGGTTCGTATTGAAATGCAGCAGGATGTTCAACCTGAAAATGCTACTGGAGCATGGTTATTTATGGATAATGTTCAGGATCCTGGAAACATTGGAACAATGGTTAGAACTGCAGATGCTGCCGGATTTACTGGTATTGTTTTTGGGAATGGAACAACTGATATATATAATTCAAAGATTGTACGTTCAATGCAGGGAAGTCAATTTCATTTAAAAATGGTTTCAGCTCCATTAGATCCATGGATTGATGCATTTAAAGAACAAAAAAAACCAGTATTTGGAACAGAACTAAATCCTAAAGCTCGTCCATATAATGAAGTAGGAAAACATTCTGATTTTGCGTTAATCATGGGAAATGAAGGCAACGGAATGCAAAAAGATTTACTTTCAAAGACATCATTGAATTTATATATTCCAATTGTTGGTAAGGCAGAATCATTAAATGTTGCAGTAGCAGCTGGAATTTTAATGTTCCAATTAAAAAATTAA
- a CDS encoding winged helix-turn-helix transcriptional regulator, producing the protein MTNISNEEFKICPKFSKTFSILGRKWNGLIIEVLLKEGPQRFKDIALKVSKCSDRVLVERLKELENENIVKKIAFDSCHNMYQLTERGKDLKIVMEAIHLWADKWCNADNAKS; encoded by the coding sequence ATGACAAATATCAGTAATGAAGAATTTAAAATATGTCCTAAATTTAGTAAAACTTTTAGCATTTTAGGACGAAAGTGGAATGGCTTAATTATTGAAGTTTTGCTTAAAGAAGGACCTCAACGATTTAAAGATATTGCATTAAAAGTTTCTAAATGTAGTGATAGAGTTTTAGTAGAACGTTTAAAAGAATTAGAAAATGAAAATATAGTAAAAAAAATAGCTTTTGATTCTTGTCACAATATGTACCAATTGACTGAACGAGGTAAAGACTTGAAAATTGTGATGGAAGCTATTCATTTGTGGGCAGATAAATGGTGCAATGCAGATAATGCAAAATCATAA
- the pyrE gene encoding orotate phosphoribosyltransferase, whose translation MKKIAKDLLKIEAVKLSPENPFTWASGIKSPIYCDNRLTISYPEIRKQIADGLAKKIIEKFPDVEVIGGVATAGIPHATLVAEKLGLPLIYVRSKPKDHGRGKQIEGVLKPGAKTVLIDDLLSTGGSVLKAVDAAKGEGADVIGVGAIFSYELPAVYQNFEKKNLEFLTLTNYSELIDQALDMNYITDSQVEILKKWREEPEDWIN comes from the coding sequence ATGAAAAAAATTGCAAAAGATTTATTAAAAATAGAAGCTGTAAAATTATCGCCTGAAAATCCATTTACTTGGGCAAGTGGAATTAAAAGTCCAATATATTGTGATAACCGATTAACTATTAGTTATCCAGAAATTAGAAAACAAATTGCAGATGGTTTAGCAAAAAAAATTATTGAAAAATTTCCAGATGTAGAGGTTATTGGTGGAGTTGCAACCGCTGGAATACCACATGCTACATTGGTTGCTGAAAAGTTAGGTCTACCATTGATTTATGTTCGTTCTAAGCCAAAAGATCATGGTCGAGGAAAACAAATTGAAGGTGTATTAAAACCTGGAGCAAAAACTGTTTTAATAGATGATTTGCTTTCTACTGGAGGTAGTGTATTAAAAGCAGTTGATGCTGCAAAAGGTGAGGGAGCAGATGTTATTGGTGTAGGAGCTATTTTTAGTTATGAATTACCTGCTGTATATCAAAACTTTGAAAAGAAGAATTTAGAATTCTTAACATTAACTAATTATTCGGAATTAATAGATCAGGCACTAGATATGAATTATATTACAGATTCTCAAGTAGAGATATTAAAAAAATGGCGTGAAGAACCTGAAGATTGGATTAATTAA
- a CDS encoding dihydroorotate dehydrogenase: protein MNNRLAIKIPGLSMKNPLMPASGTFGFGDVALAEKFDLNKLGALVIKTTTLNEKIGNPDPKIAVLANGVLNSVGLKNPGVDVVISEKIPALREKYPDLPIMGSIGGTTIDDYVEVADKLASTGQLDALELNISCPNVRQGGMAFGTNSEIAKQITKAVKQVTGQIPVYVKLSPNVTDIVEIAKAVENGGADGISMINTILGMHIDVKTRKPVIGNKMGGFSGSSIKPIAVRMIYQVAHAVNIPIIGMGGVETVDDVIEMYLAGASAVAVGSAHFNDAEIIPHLAENLIARMDELNIDSLESLRKQVKKEFNDEN, encoded by the coding sequence ATGAATAACCGATTAGCAATTAAAATACCAGGACTTTCAATGAAAAATCCATTGATGCCAGCGAGTGGGACCTTTGGATTTGGCGATGTGGCTTTAGCAGAAAAATTTGATTTAAATAAGTTAGGGGCATTAGTAATTAAAACTACAACTCTTAATGAAAAAATAGGAAATCCAGATCCAAAAATTGCTGTTTTAGCAAATGGAGTTTTAAATTCTGTAGGGTTAAAAAATCCTGGTGTTGATGTTGTGATTAGTGAAAAAATTCCTGCTTTACGTGAGAAATATCCTGATTTACCAATTATGGGAAGTATTGGTGGAACAACTATTGATGATTATGTGGAAGTTGCTGATAAATTGGCATCAACAGGTCAACTAGATGCATTAGAATTAAATATTTCTTGTCCTAATGTCAGACAGGGAGGTATGGCATTTGGTACAAATTCAGAAATTGCTAAGCAAATTACAAAAGCAGTTAAACAAGTAACTGGTCAAATTCCAGTATATGTTAAGCTTTCTCCAAATGTTACAGATATAGTAGAAATTGCTAAAGCAGTTGAAAATGGTGGCGCAGATGGAATTTCGATGATTAATACAATTTTAGGAATGCATATAGATGTTAAAACGCGTAAGCCAGTTATTGGTAATAAAATGGGAGGATTTTCTGGTAGTTCAATTAAACCAATTGCTGTTAGAATGATTTACCAAGTTGCACATGCTGTTAATATTCCTATTATTGGAATGGGTGGTGTTGAAACCGTTGATGATGTTATTGAAATGTATTTAGCAGGGGCATCTGCAGTGGCAGTTGGATCAGCACATTTTAATGATGCTGAGATTATCCCTCATCTTGCTGAAAATTTAATTGCAAGAATGGACGAATTAAATATTGATAGCTTAGAAAGTTTGAGAAAGCAAGTTAAAAAGGAGTTTAATGATGAAAATTAA
- a CDS encoding manganese-dependent inorganic pyrophosphatase, which produces MKELIFGHKNPDTDAIVAAKEYSYLQNKLGADTEAVALGEPNEETKFVLDYFNEPSPRVIKTASNEVEAVMLVDHNEKQQSVDDIDKVQVTHVVDHHRIANFETAAPLYYHAEPLGCSSTIILKEYKEHNIDVPKNIAGMMLSAIISDTLLLKSPTTTDEDRAAVKELAEIADVDYEKYGLEMLKAGTNLSSKSDDVLISQDAKSFDMNGTTVRVDQINTVDLKEVFDREDGLRAAIEKQNKENGYDLFILMVTNILNSDTRLLVIGEPQDVVEDAFGKKLEDNKMDLPGVVSRKKQIVPPLEEAFKK; this is translated from the coding sequence ATGAAAGAATTAATCTTTGGTCATAAAAATCCTGATACAGATGCAATTGTTGCAGCAAAAGAATATTCATATTTACAAAATAAATTAGGTGCTGATACAGAAGCAGTTGCGTTGGGTGAACCTAATGAAGAAACAAAGTTTGTTTTAGATTACTTTAATGAACCTTCTCCTCGTGTTATTAAAACAGCATCAAATGAGGTAGAAGCTGTTATGTTAGTTGATCATAACGAAAAACAACAAAGTGTTGATGATATTGATAAGGTTCAAGTTACACACGTTGTTGATCACCATAGAATTGCAAACTTTGAAACAGCAGCACCTTTATACTATCATGCAGAACCACTTGGATGCAGTAGTACAATTATTTTAAAAGAATATAAAGAACACAATATTGATGTTCCTAAAAATATTGCAGGGATGATGTTGTCAGCAATTATTTCAGATACTTTATTATTAAAGTCACCAACAACTACAGATGAAGACCGTGCTGCAGTTAAAGAATTAGCAGAAATTGCTGACGTTGATTATGAAAAATATGGATTAGAAATGTTAAAAGCTGGAACTAACTTATCTAGCAAATCTGATGATGTATTAATTTCACAAGATGCAAAATCATTTGATATGAATGGAACAACTGTACGTGTAGATCAAATTAATACAGTTGATTTGAAGGAAGTTTTCGATCGTGAAGATGGATTACGTGCAGCGATTGAAAAGCAAAACAAAGAAAATGGTTATGATCTATTCATTTTAATGGTTACAAATATTCTTAATTCTGATACTCGTTTATTGGTAATTGGTGAACCACAAGATGTTGTTGAAGATGCATTTGGTAAAAAACTTGAAGATAACAAAATGGACTTACCAGGTGTTGTTTCAAGAAAGAAACAAATTGTGCCTCCATTAGAAGAAGCATTTAAGAAGTAA
- a CDS encoding LCP family glycopolymer transferase has protein sequence MTEHGDLHHHHHRHRHHHKGKKMGWGKKIAIVIGVFLLIDALAIAKMYYDAKNSIGNTYQSVKNEQTTKLDGKHPFSILILGSDTGEFGRTYRGRSDTIMVAAVNNKKTTLVSIPRDTKVSIAGHGDNNKINAAYSYDGVSGAINTVEDYLKIPINYYIEINMKGLKELSSAIGPVKVDNDLDFTSDGIHFEKGEITIDSNNILAYTRMRHEDPRGDYGRQLRQRQVVTAMLQKLASVNSILKYKSILNVLSANMKTNLSFEDMQKIFINYRGGKNITQLQLQGQTQEIDGVDYEVVPESNLTKIQQALKKTLK, from the coding sequence ATGACTGAACACGGTGATTTGCACCACCATCATCATCGCCATCGTCATCACCATAAAGGTAAAAAGATGGGTTGGGGTAAAAAAATAGCTATAGTAATTGGTGTATTTTTATTAATTGATGCATTAGCGATTGCAAAGATGTACTATGATGCAAAAAATTCAATAGGAAATACATATCAAAGTGTCAAGAATGAACAGACTACAAAGTTAGATGGTAAACATCCATTTTCGATTTTGATATTAGGTTCTGATACAGGAGAATTCGGTAGAACATATCGTGGTCGTTCAGATACTATTATGGTTGCAGCAGTAAATAATAAAAAGACAACGTTGGTAAGTATTCCACGTGATACTAAAGTATCAATCGCAGGTCATGGAGATAATAATAAAATTAATGCGGCTTATTCATATGATGGTGTTAGTGGAGCCATTAATACGGTTGAGGATTATTTAAAAATTCCGATTAATTATTATATTGAAATCAATATGAAGGGATTAAAAGAATTATCTTCAGCAATTGGTCCTGTAAAAGTGGATAATGATTTAGATTTTACTAGTGATGGAATTCATTTTGAAAAAGGTGAAATTACTATTGATAGTAATAATATTTTAGCATATACTCGAATGCGTCATGAAGATCCACGAGGAGATTATGGACGCCAATTAAGACAGCGGCAAGTAGTTACAGCAATGTTACAGAAATTGGCTTCTGTTAATAGCATTCTTAAATATAAGAGCATTTTAAATGTTCTCTCAGCTAATATGAAAACTAATTTATCATTTGAGGATATGCAAAAAATCTTTATTAATTATCGTGGAGGAAAGAATATAACTCAACTTCAATTGCAAGGTCAAACGCAAGAAATTGATGGAGTTGATTATGAAGTAGTCCCAGAAAGTAATTTAACAAAAATTCAACAAGCACTTAAAAAAACGTTGAAATAA
- a CDS encoding HD domain-containing protein, whose amino-acid sequence MKENEWRNDCEYMSYVGNLLLKPEVQKLSEYQQHHYESRLDHVINVSYTSYKIAKKLHLDARAVARAGLLHDLFYYDWRDTKFDLGTHAWIHPRVAVRNAEKITTLSPKEKDIIIKHMWGATIVPPKYPEGYIVTVVDKISAVEEYSHHLLDRAEKVMHVHE is encoded by the coding sequence ATGAAAGAAAATGAATGGCGTAATGATTGTGAATACATGAGTTATGTGGGAAATTTACTATTAAAGCCAGAAGTTCAAAAGTTGTCTGAATATCAGCAGCATCATTATGAAAGCAGATTAGATCATGTAATTAATGTATCCTATACTTCATATAAGATTGCTAAAAAATTACATCTTGATGCACGTGCAGTTGCAAGAGCTGGACTTTTGCATGATCTGTTTTATTATGACTGGCGAGATACAAAGTTTGATTTAGGAACTCATGCATGGATTCATCCAAGAGTTGCTGTAAGAAATGCAGAGAAGATAACGACTTTGAGCCCTAAAGAAAAAGACATCATTATCAAGCATATGTGGGGAGCAACAATTGTTCCTCCTAAATATCCAGAGGGTTATATCGTAACAGTAGTTGATAAAATTTCGGCGGTTGAAGAGTATAGTCATCATCTGCTTGATCGGGCAGAAAAAGTAATGCATGTTCATGAATAA
- a CDS encoding alpha/beta hydrolase, whose product MLLAILLISILTIYCFNTAFYAKPNRIDDIHDVPNTNQYKPYYNEMISLIDKLNQEPFEAVSTVSVDGLTLRGRLYMRDENAPIEIAFNGYRTTGVHDAGGIFQLARKAGHNILIVDQRATGKSDGTVISFGIKERFDVLSWVNYINQRFGTKMKIILIGGSLGGATVLMASNLDLPSNVVAIIADSAYTSPKEIIIKVIKSMYLPANFIYTFVKFAAKLLGHFNLEEATASDSVMHTNKPILFIHGGSDHYVPCEMAKENFQKCNSKNKQLLIIPDAPHDISLLTDWNTYQNTVFNFYKQLGIMVK is encoded by the coding sequence ATGTTATTAGCAATTTTACTTATTTCAATATTAACAATTTATTGTTTTAATACTGCTTTTTATGCAAAGCCAAATAGAATTGATGATATACATGATGTGCCAAATACTAATCAGTATAAACCTTATTATAATGAGATGATTAGTTTAATTGATAAATTAAATCAAGAGCCGTTTGAAGCAGTTTCTACTGTATCAGTAGATGGATTAACATTGCGAGGAAGATTATATATGAGAGATGAAAACGCTCCAATAGAAATTGCTTTTAATGGATATCGAACAACTGGGGTACATGATGCAGGTGGAATTTTTCAATTAGCACGAAAAGCAGGTCATAATATATTGATAGTAGATCAACGTGCAACTGGAAAAAGTGATGGGACTGTGATTTCATTTGGAATAAAAGAAAGATTTGATGTTTTATCATGGGTAAATTATATAAATCAACGCTTTGGAACTAAAATGAAAATTATATTGATTGGCGGTTCATTAGGGGGTGCAACAGTACTAATGGCTTCTAATTTGGACTTGCCAAGTAACGTAGTAGCTATAATTGCAGATAGTGCCTATACTTCACCTAAAGAGATAATAATAAAGGTTATTAAATCAATGTACTTGCCAGCAAACTTTATCTATACTTTTGTAAAATTTGCAGCTAAACTTTTAGGACATTTTAATCTTGAAGAAGCAACAGCATCTGATTCAGTTATGCATACGAATAAGCCAATATTGTTTATCCATGGAGGTAGTGATCATTATGTTCCATGTGAGATGGCAAAAGAAAATTTTCAAAAATGTAATTCAAAGAATAAACAATTATTGATAATTCCTGATGCTCCTCATGATATAAGTTTATTAACTGATTGGAATACATATCAAAATACAGTTTTTAATTTTTATAAACAACTTGGTATTATGGTTAAATAA